The Pseudomonas sp. GD03919 region GCTGGTCGATGAGCAGGATGTATAACTTAAACTCTCAGCCGGCCGCTTCCGCCTGCTGCGGAGCGAGCTGCCAAAAGCCTGGGAGCACTTTATCCGAACGGTCTTAGGCTCTTCCCTTGGAAGGGGTCAGTTGACGAACCAGCGACCGAATTTGTAAGTAGCCAAAACCGCGACAATTATGCCCATCCACTCGACCAGAGACGAACCACCGAAGTAATTGCTTACCTTCATAAACACGCTCAACACCAGCGTAAACAGAATAATTGTCAGCGGAATGCTGAGTATCTTCATCAAGACACCGCCACGTAGTTGGCTTGAAGGCGTGTCTGAATCCCATTGCTCCGAGAGACAAAAAGGGCAGCAGTTGGATATTGGCTTTCCACCGCCGATACGCCAGCCGTAACCGCCGGAAAAGCTGCGACTGAAAATTACACGCGGCACCATTAGACGGTTACAGCGCCTGCACAATACTTGACTCATGGGAAAGCTCCTCCTACCTTGCTTTTGGTAAAGAAAGGCTACCAATAAACAGATAAATCCCAAGACCTGTTCCACGAAACACGGCAATACGGCTTTAAAGCAAGGCGGACTTCATTCGCTTCGCGACACACGGCCCTCTTTCTCGCGCAGGTGCTCAAAGGTAATTCGATTTATCAAGCAATATTCAACCGGGTATCCGTTGATCTGCGTTCGGCGCAAACCATCAGCATCGATCAGTGAGCATGTTTCAACGTGGAATCGAAGCCATCCCGAGATGTACTTGGTGCTGACCAAACACACCACATCTCCAGAGATCGATATCCCCTGAATCTCAGCCCAGGTGTAAGTCACACCCTCACAGCTCAACCCCCAGTCTTTAACTTCAAGCAAGCGGTGCGCAGTAGTCGACCCAAACGGGACAGCCGTAAAAACACCATTGGGCAAAACGGGGGGCCAGTATTCCCCCGGCCGTATCTCTCGAAATACCAACTCATGCCCTCTCTTCAACGACCCGCAATCCAAACAAGAGCCTGCAGCGTTAAACGGTAAGCTCGAACGCCAAGGCCAACGGCACACACCAGGCCAATGACGCACATGCCTGCAAACACAACCTCATGCACCGCGCCCGTCCACGGCCCCATCTGAGGCAGCCAGCCAATCTCAATCATCAACGACCACCCTTCGCCAGGCGTGCGTGAAGCTCTCTCACGCGAGAAAGATCCGCCCTGATGTCAGACACCACCCAGATCGAGCACTTCACCACCACCAGCGTCACGGCAAAACCTGCCAGCAGAGAACCTATCCCTCCGACCAGCAAATGTGCTGTACTCATCGAACCCTCCTTGCTTGCCTTTGCGACCACGCAAACATCCTCCCCCGGCAAGCAAAAACCCCAAGCCTCAGATTCACCATCGAGGCACCACCCCGAAAAGCATCACTACGCGGTGCGACACGGGCTAGGCCTCAAAAAACGCCGTTTTCTTATGTTTATATGCGACAAGGTGGCCCTAAATCGTGCAACGGGTTTTTTCCGGTTTCTGCGTCAGAATGAAAAACCTGACCGGAAAATGCCCTGGAGGCCGCGTATTTGCTGTTTCCGGTCATTTTCCGTTTTCAGAAAAAGGCCGCAAAAACGAGCTGCAAGCTGCTGGCACCGGAAAATCCACCGGAAAAAATCAAAAACCTGACCGGAAAATGCCCTGCAGCCCACGTATTTACTGTTTCCGGTCATTTTCCGGTCTCAGAAAAAGGCCGGAAAATCCGGGCAGTGGCTGCAGAAACCGGAAAATCCACCGGAAAATCCCAAAAACCTGACCGAAAAATGCCCTGCAGCCCGCGTATTTGCTGTTTCCGGTGGATTTTCCGTTGCTGGAAATGGCCTCAAAAACAGCAATGTGACCACAGAGACCGGAAAAAACGGAAAACCTGACCGAAAACTCCCTGCATACCAGGCCATTACTGAGCCCGGTATTTTCCTGATCAATATTACGTGATTCTATTTCTCTATCCTGACTCTCAAACCGGAAAGTCACTCAGATCACATCTAAAATCACCCATAAAGTCACACGATTGTCTTTACTGACTCCAGCCGTCCTAATTATTCCACTCGAGACATAAACTTCAGACTAAAATATTAATAACACAAACACTAACTACACCTATGAGACAGCCAAATTAGCCCCCCCCCCTGAAAAGCATCCAAACCACTTCTCGACAAATGCCTCATGCATCAGCACCATATTTCCAACCCAAACAACCTGCAACACTGCAACACTGCAACCAATAACATCTACCACAAAGACAAAACTCTCAGTACAGCGTAAGTAAGCTGCATAGCTTTTGCTCACCCCTAGGATAATCTGAAGCAGGGCATAAATTCGAATCTTGCACTTTGTTTTAGAAGCCGCCGCTCATAAATTTACTCTTACATGTGTAAAGTAGGATCACAATCATCTAGATGATTCGCACTATTATGCTCAGATAGCTTCTCGAAGCCTGTTGTCCAGCAGCCGAGGTAGAATCACCTGATTCGCAAAGTGTCTAAATCGCAAAAATATCGCTATAGCCGGGTGATATAAGTAAACTCGTAAACTCCGCTTCCTCACCCATTTCTGCCTCGCCTGACCTTCGCTCGACGACTTTTCATACAGAACCTAACAACAACGCTCAGTACCTACGAGATCTGTCCCTAACTGAAAGCACAGAGCCACGCCTGTTAGGAATCAGATAGTCATTCCAAAAACAGGCCAACAGTAGCCTCCAGCCATTAATTAACGATAAAAACCGTTATCGTTAATTAATGATGCGTCGGGGAAATCCGAGCAACCTACCCCCATCCAGGGGATGCGCTGCACTTCCCCAGTCCTTTGGCGCTGCAGCATTTCAGGCGATCTCGCGTGGATCGCGGCAACCAACCGGCGTTTGTGTTTTCGCCCGGAGGTGACAGAAGTGATTGAACGACAAGCAAATACCAGTGCTTCCTCATCACCGACTGAAGGCTTTCCAAAATGAATAATCTGCTCACCACTCCCGAGCATGCCTCAGGTGCTGCACTCGCCGAGCGCCGGCTGACTGCTTCCGAGTTTCAGAAGTTGACCAAGGTTCCGGCTGCGGTCGAGTGGTTTGCTAACCTGGATAACCCGCGCACACGCCGCGCTTACCAGGGCGATGTGCCTTCCTATGGTTGCCCATGTAAAACGGCAACAGGCCCTAGCGCCAACGGCGAACAGGTAATCATCTTGTAATCGGCTTATCCACCGTCGCCACTGCGCTATTATAGGTGCCAGTACGGTGCCAGCACCGCTTTGACAAAAACATTAAAGAGCCCAAGGAATCATGGCCGAGACGATAAACATCGCGAAGATGGCGGAGAAGCTATCGAAGGGAATTTTCAACGAGTTTCTCTGGGGGCGCATGGAGCACACCAACATCAACTGGCCGTGCGAGCACCAAGAGGCGCACGAGGTGAAGACCCACCCCTCCGATGTCGTCTTCTGGTATGACGAGCCGTATTCGCAGTCTCGCACCTACGTGAACTGCGACCTCAAGAGCTACGCGAAGGGCACCATCAAAACCCAGGCCATCCGGGAGGCAATCGAGAGCCTAGCCATGAGCCTGCGGTGCGCCGAGATCAGCCAGAATTTCAGCGACGCCTACATCCATCCGGATGTGTCAGCGAACATCCAGGGACTTCTTTTCGTCTACAACCATGATAACGAGTATGACAAGGACTTCGCCAAGATCCTTGAAAAGGTGAAATGTGACGACTTGGACATCCCAAAGGGCTCCAAGATCGTTGTGATGGGCCCTGAGGATATTTACTGGCTGAACAACGTTCACCACGAGATCATCCACTTGCGCGGCGGCATCGGTCTACTACCAGAGCGGGATTACTGCAAGTTCTACTACCCCCATCTGGTTCGCAAGAAGAACGTCCAGCTCGAACATGCCAAAGCTGCGACGCTAGATATGCTGACCGCGCCTTGGATCATTTTGTCCTACGTGAACCCCAAAAAGGGGAGCAAGCAAGGCTTCGTGATCTTCATGCGTAAGCGAGGAATCACGACCGATGAGTTTCTTTACCTCATTGAGTACCTGATGCACTACCAAGTAATCAAGGCCGAAACAGAAGTCACGATCCGCCTGGTTGACCCACACCAAAACGCTTCTGCTAATTTCGCCAAGGCAAAAGACCAGTACATAACTGACTATCAAGGCGGGGACGATCTCCGGCAGATTCTGGATGCCATTGACTTCGGCAAACTTGAACACGTACGCACCACCTTCTGTGAACTGGAGCTGTCCCGCCAATGATCAATAATGCGCTTCAGTACTGTGCGACGGACAAGGAAATTCACGACGCGTTGATGTCGGCCAAGCAGAAAATCAACGAAAAGGTTCTGCTTGAACTGGCAAAGGACAGGGGGATTTTCTACTCCGCCAAGGACAGCCGGGATGACCTGGTCAGTGCCATCTCTCTCCTCCCCCACGACTATCATGATCTGAACACCCTATTGGAACAGCGGGAGCACTCGGGCCGACAGGAAAAGCTCACCTCGGTGACGCTGCCAACCGCTCTAACCGTGGAAGGAATCCGGGAAGTGCTCCGGGAATACATTGAGGAGTCTCCCGAGGATGAGAAGGTCACTCAACAGATAAAGGACGGCAACCAAGTCGTCGCCAATATTAAGTACTCCGACGTCGACTACGGCAAAACACGGCTCGTCCAGCGCACACCCAAAGAGGCCTCGATCGAGTTTCACGTCTCTGCGGGCAAGACGGTCATTCGGATGCCTGCCAACGATCGTGTGAAAACCATCTACACCAAGCTCAAGGAGAAGCTGGATACCAAGGCCAAAGCTGAAATCCCCGCAATCCGCATCGAGCTCGGCGAGTTCCAGTCACCTGCCCTGCGCACAGAGTTCTTTACATCCCTGATCAGCAATCTCACGGGCTTCTCATTGAAGAACGTAACCAGCGTGAAGGTGGAGCGCTTGCCCCAGGAACCTGAGGAGGACGAGCTCGACCTAGATGATGACCAAGAAGCTGAGGTGGCCAAAGACGAGGCATTGGCGCTGGTCAAGAACGTAGCGCTGAAAGGCGAGACGCTGCTAGCGTCCGAGGAGTACCAGAGCCTGACCAAGAAGGGTTTCTTTATCACCTCGATTATCTGGCGCTCTGTACTGCATAAGGCCCCACAACCAATGGTTGAATTTGAGGCCGCGTTTGAGGAGCCGATGCAAGGGAAAGGTTTCAAGTACTTCGTCCGAGGTGCCTACCGGCTGGTAGAACTCGAGTACACCAAGACGATCCGACCGGTCACCGCCGGAGACAAAGAAACTTATCTGGGCATCATCGAAGAAACCGCTGCGAAGGTCATCAAGGAACTCAGAGCACAGGCTCAAGCAGACGCTGAAACGCAAGGAGAGCCAGCATGAACAGGGTGAGGTGGCTGAATGCCCAATGGCCTTCATCGATTCGATCGGTAGGGAAGAGGCTCATCGACATGCCATTCACGGAGGAGAGAATGGATGGCTTCGCTATCGAGCGAATCAGGGATGACTTCATAGAGGGGCGTTACATCGAAAAGTACAGTTACCAAGAGGTGATATCGACCCCTTTTGGGAGTGAGGAGGTGCTTGATCGAATAGGGTATCGGACGACGGAGTTCACGCTTTTCGACTCCCCTCCCCACATTGAGCTCAGAAATTACCAGCGCAGTCTCAAGGAACTGATCAGCCGCTTACTTGAAGCCTGCAATTTCAATCTGGTAGTGACGCCTCCTTCGGTAAACCTGATCGAGTGGGTCTCGGCTCTGCAGGACGCGGTAGATCAGACAGTCACCGTCGACTCGCTCCAAGTCTCCGGTGTCGAAATAGATGAAGGGGTGACAGGGAAAATTTTGCTCAAAGGGGTAAAAGATGTACGCGATGCCACCGATGTTCTTCTGGCCGGCCGCAAACATGTGCTAGAAAAAGTCCAAGTAAAATTTTCGGACTTTAACAAAACCGTTGCCATCCAGCTGTCCAACAAAGGCACCGCGAAGCTACCTGCAGTGCTACCGAGCGATCTTCTACGTCATCTACGAGCGTCCTTTCCTCGCAACATCAGTTGAGTAGTCGCCAGATATCGCTATAGGAAGAGGGATACCGGCCCGCTAGAGCATAAATTGCAGTCCAGCAAACCTACGCAAGTAGTCGAGGACTTCTTTTGGCCGGTTCCTACCTAGCGTTCTGAGCGGGAGTGATTATTCAGAAATCTACAAACCAGTTGTAGAAGCGATACCCCGCAAGAACTGACACCGCGCATGTAGTTAGGCTCAATAAAGGCCATTGCCCTTCAACGCCCAGCCACCACTGCACTTTGAATAGAAACGCTCCCATCAACACACAGGCCAGAATACCTAGAGCCAGGCCAACCAACGCAAACAACCGAGCCCCTAATCCTGGATTTGCTCCGTGCCAGTTCTCACTCAGGCAAAAGGGGCAATGATTAATGATTCGACGAAGGCGAATAGCCCCAGAAACCACGGCTATATGTCGTTCTCGGAACCATCGCTTTGCCACAGTTGTGACATGGAACCATCGAGTGCCTCATACCGCACCTCAGCTGAGATCGCCCTAGCAGCCTGTTGAATTTCGCCGCGATGATTACGTCCACTGCTTCTGGCAGCAGCGGTCGCGCTCGTTTACTTCCCGTTTAGGGCGCCAATCGATGGAAATAGCCCGATTTGGCGTGCTCCAGGCGCACCTTCCCCGTCAACGCGCTCATGCCATTGAGCCTGTAGCCAGCAGCTTCGGCAGGCGCACCAGGTTGCTTGCCGCCATGGCCAGCTGGAACAGCGCGTCGACACGCTCAAGTCCGCGTTGCTTCACCTGGCGCAGCCCGGCCGCCGCCTTGAGCCAGCCGAAGTGGGTTTCGATCCAGGCGCGAATCTTCAGGCTCAGACCATAGCCGGCGTGGCGCGTGGTACGGCCATCGATGGCGCTGCGCCGACCATTGGTGTTCTGCGCAACATGGGGTGTCACGCCGAGGGCACGACAGGCGGCCACGAAGTCTGCCGTGTCGTAAGCCTTGTCCGCAGCCAAGGTGCGTCGACGGCGACCACCCAGCTTGCTCAGCATCGCCAGCGCGGCTTCGCGTTCGCCATGGCCACCGGCCAGAGTCACATGAGCACTGCGCACCAGGCCACTGCGGTGTTCCATCAGCACATGCCCCATGTAACTCAGCTGCGCGCCGGTGTTGTGGCTCTTTCGGTACAGCCGGGCATCCAGATCGCTGGTCGAGGCGTGGGTGTCGTTGCTGCGCTTGTGCCCCTTGAAGTCCGGCGGGGCATTGCGCGGGCCGGGGCCCGGGTCGTCTGGCGTATCGTCCTTGGGACGGAAACTCTTCTGAGAGGCCCAGGCTTGCAGCAATGTGCCGTCGACCGAGAAGTGCTCATCCGAGATCAGCCCCTGCTTCTCCGCCAGGCGTACCACCTCGCTCAGAAACTCGGCGGCCACTGCCTGGGCATTGAGGCGGTCACGATTCTTCGAGAAGACCGAGTGATCCCACACCGGATCATCAATAGCCAGGTCGCCGAACCAGCGGAACAGCAGGTTGTAGCCCAGCTGTTCCATCAGCATCCGCTCGCTGCGCAGCGAGTAGAACAACTGCAGCAACTGCGCGCGCATCAGCTTCTCGGGGGCGATCGAGGCGCGGCCGGTGTCGGCATACAAGGTGTCGAACAGGGCGCTCATCCGCTGCAGAGCGGTGTCTGCCAGCTTGCGGATGGCGCGCAGGGGGTGAGTCGCTGGCACGAAGTCATCGAGCTTGGCGACAGTGAACAAGGATTCCTGAGTGATATCGGCGCCACGCATGGAAATCGGGGTTCCCGGCAGATTGGAGCCAATATCGTAAACCTTACACGGCAAAGTCAGACAGGCCGTAGGCGAATTTCAACAGGCTGCTAGCTCGCTGATTTCATCCCACGATGTGCCGTCGGCATCCACGGCGAACACGCCATTGTTGGTGGAGCGGCCTCTGGCACCATCGAGCTTGATACCCACCTGGCCAATGGCGTCCAGACCGAAGCCGACCGTTCCCTCGGTAAAGCCGGACTGGATCTTCAGGGTGAACGCCTCCCCCTAGTCCTCCTGTTTTTCCATCCCGCCCTGCTGGCGGAAGTCGCGGCTTATGTAGAAAATGACCGCACCTCAGTACTGCAAACCATTGGCTTGTGCGATCGTCCTCAGAGTTTCGGCCAGTTGTGTACCATCGATGCCTTTGCCTTGTGCCTCTTCGACCCAACTGCGAGTGAGTTCCTGCCCAGCTTCACGCATTCTCTGGTACTCCGCCGGCTCAATCTGCGTCACGGTCGCGCCCTGCCCGCGCACCCGTTCGCGCGCCTTGATCGCCTCGCGCTCCCAGTTGGCACCCATGCTCATCGACAACGCCAAGCCACTGTTGCGGTCGATCACTGCACGCAGGTCATCGGGTAGGTTCTGGTAGCGCTTCTGGTTCATCAGCATGCCCAGCAGAGTGGTGGAAAAGATCGGCTGACCTTCCTCCGGCTCGGCATGGAAACGTGTGACTTCATCCAGCTTCAGTGCCGGTAAAACTTCCCAGCCCACCAGCGCGCCGTCGACGACACCCTTGGACAATGCCTCGGTCAGTTGCGCCGGAGGCATGCTCACCGGCGTGCCGCCAAGACTGTCGAGCAACCGAGCGGTCATGCGTGTCGAGGCGCGCAGCTTGACACCCTTGAACGACTCCAGAGTGGTCACCGGCAGGCGCGTCGTATGCAACTGCATGCCGCCATCGCTGTGAAGGGCCAGTACCTTGTAGTTCTTGAAGTCCTCCTGCAGCGCCGCTTCGTAGAACTCCCAGATGATCTTGGAGCCCAGTTCACCCTTGGCTGGCAGCATAAAAGGCAGCTCAACGGTTTCGCTGCGCGGGAATCGCCCGGTGGAATAACCGGGGGCGGTCCAGACCACATCGGCAACCCCCTTGAGTACCTGATCCGCCAGTTGCGCCGGCGTGCCACCCAACTGCATCGAGGGGTAGATCTGACAGGTAATACGTTGCTCAGACTCACGCGCCAGGGTGTCGCACCAGGGCTGGATGACATTGCGGTGAGCATTGGAGGTCGATGGAAGGAAATGCGCAACGCGCAGGATTACGGATTCGGCAGCCTGGCTCAGCGGAGCAGCCAGACAGACACCTAGCACAGTCAAGGTCTTTAGGATTCGCATGAAAGCAGTCCTGTTATTGTTGTAGTGGATTGGCGACAGTCTATTCTTCTGTTGAGGCCGGGCTGGCCCTGTCCCACCAGCCCGGAATGGATTCATGCAGACAGCTGTGACAGTTGCAGCGCCGCCTCACGCTCGGCTCGACGTTTGATGTAGACGCGCATGGCCACCGCAGGCGCATCACTGCCGACGGAAATCTCATAGTTGCTCTCGTCAATATCGTCGATCACCGCCTCCAACGCACCCAGCCCTTCGACGTCCTCATTGAAGGCGGCGAACAACTGCTCGTGCATGAAGTCGCCCAGCGCCGTGTCCTCCTGGGCAAAGTCGCGCCCATGGATGATGTGGTAATGCATGCTGTGGTCGGTTTCGGGGGTGAGGATATGCGCGGTATGGATGCGGAATACCGGACGCGTGGCTTCGGGCAAGGCGGTGTCGTAGAAGGTCACACTCACCCGGTGCAAACCCGGCGAGAGGAACTCCGAAGTGACAATGCGCGCGGCCGTCGGCCCGCTGATGCCGGTGGTCTCGCTCCATACCGGCGACAGGGTGGTTGGCATCACGCTGCGCACCAGCTTGTAGTAACCCTCCTGCTTGAGATCCAGCTCGAAGGGCGCGCTGGCGTAGTCCGGAGTACCAATGGTGTTGGCATGCAGGAACTGAAGGTGAGTCAGATCCAGCAGGTTTTCATGCATACTGATGTAGTTGCCGGGGTGATGGAAATAGCCGGAGCTGCACTCCCAATCCGGATTTTCCGACCAGGCCTGGTGAGGAATGCTGCTTTCATCGGCCAACGCCGGGTCGCCCATCCAGATCCATAGCAGCGGGCCTTTCTCTACCAGCGGATAGGCACGATTGCCAACGCCACGCGGGCAGACCTTCTGCGACGGGGTTTCGATCAGGTTGCCCTGCTCGTCATAACGAAAGCCATGGTAGGCGCAGACGATGGTGTCGCCCTGCAGCCAACTGCGCGACAGCGGGAAGGATCGATGCACGCAACGATCCTCCATTGCCACTGCTTTGCCGGCTTCGGTGCGGAACATCACCACCCGCTTGCCGAGCAGGGTACGCGCCATCAGCTCGCGGCCAACGTCCTGAGTAAAGGCGGCGACATACCACTCGTTGAAAATGAACGGAGTCTTGCGGGTAGCCATCTGCGCCGACGCCCGACGCGAGCTGGCAATGATCGTATTGGAAGGTAGGGTCACGGTTTTATCCTCTTTTCATCCAGCTCACAGATCCAGTTCCAGCGTAGGCGTATGCGCCCGTGAACAGCAGATCAGCATC contains the following coding sequences:
- a CDS encoding IS5 family transposase, with the translated sequence MRGADITQESLFTVAKLDDFVPATHPLRAIRKLADTALQRMSALFDTLYADTGRASIAPEKLMRAQLLQLFYSLRSERMLMEQLGYNLLFRWFGDLAIDDPVWDHSVFSKNRDRLNAQAVAAEFLSEVVRLAEKQGLISDEHFSVDGTLLQAWASQKSFRPKDDTPDDPGPGPRNAPPDFKGHKRSNDTHASTSDLDARLYRKSHNTGAQLSYMGHVLMEHRSGLVRSAHVTLAGGHGEREAALAMLSKLGGRRRRTLAADKAYDTADFVAACRALGVTPHVAQNTNGRRSAIDGRTTRHAGYGLSLKIRAWIETHFGWLKAAAGLRQVKQRGLERVDALFQLAMAASNLVRLPKLLATGSMA
- a CDS encoding TRAP transporter substrate-binding protein, with translation MRILKTLTVLGVCLAAPLSQAAESVILRVAHFLPSTSNAHRNVIQPWCDTLARESEQRITCQIYPSMQLGGTPAQLADQVLKGVADVVWTAPGYSTGRFPRSETVELPFMLPAKGELGSKIIWEFYEAALQEDFKNYKVLALHSDGGMQLHTTRLPVTTLESFKGVKLRASTRMTARLLDSLGGTPVSMPPAQLTEALSKGVVDGALVGWEVLPALKLDEVTRFHAEPEEGQPIFSTTLLGMLMNQKRYQNLPDDLRAVIDRNSGLALSMSMGANWEREAIKARERVRGQGATVTQIEPAEYQRMREAGQELTRSWVEEAQGKGIDGTQLAETLRTIAQANGLQY
- a CDS encoding aromatic ring-hydroxylating dioxygenase subunit alpha; amino-acid sequence: MTLPSNTIIASSRRASAQMATRKTPFIFNEWYVAAFTQDVGRELMARTLLGKRVVMFRTEAGKAVAMEDRCVHRSFPLSRSWLQGDTIVCAYHGFRYDEQGNLIETPSQKVCPRGVGNRAYPLVEKGPLLWIWMGDPALADESSIPHQAWSENPDWECSSGYFHHPGNYISMHENLLDLTHLQFLHANTIGTPDYASAPFELDLKQEGYYKLVRSVMPTTLSPVWSETTGISGPTAARIVTSEFLSPGLHRVSVTFYDTALPEATRPVFRIHTAHILTPETDHSMHYHIIHGRDFAQEDTALGDFMHEQLFAAFNEDVEGLGALEAVIDDIDESNYEISVGSDAPAVAMRVYIKRRAEREAALQLSQLSA